The genomic DNA ACATCAATTTTTTATCAGACATCAACCAAAAAAAAAAATTTGATGATATAGAAGAAGCTATCGCTATATCGGCAATGTACACTGCCAATCACCTAACAGGAGTAAGTGCTGTTATTGTTTTGACTGAATTTGAAAGTACTACGTTATTAATGTCGCGTATCAATTCAAAATTGCCTATTTTTGCGCTATCCCAACACAAACATATCTTAAATATAGTTACTCTTTACAAAGGAGTTATCCCTATTTATTTTAATAAAACAGGGAATAACGTGATAGATGCCAAATATGCTAGTAATTTACTACGTGACAAAGGACTTCTTCTATCTGGTGAATTAGTAGTTGTGATACAAAATGATATATACAATAAATGTGATGTGATTAATATTAGTCACATTTTACAAGTAAAATAATTATCATTAATTGAAATATTTTTGCAATTAAATGAAAAATTAATGATATCGATACACATATAATATGTAATATTACTTAAAAACAAAACCCGCATGCGTGCGCATAAGCTATCTTAAAAAAACTAAATAAAAACTATATTGCTAAAAAATTATAAAATTAAATACATCTAATCAAAACGTAGTTGAGGAAGAATTTCTTTTACTTGATTTAAATATATCGTACGTTCATGTCCCAATAACTTCTCAACATTTAATAATGTAGTAGTCAATGGGTTTACGGGGCGATGATTGATCCATATTTCAAAATGTAAATGAGGCCCTGTCGATCGACCTGTATTTCCAGATAGCGCTATGTTGTCACCTAATTTAACTCTTTGTCCAGGTTTAACTAATAACTTTTTTAAATGCATATATCGAGTTGTACAATGACAATTGTGCCTAATTGCCACATAATTACCAGCAATTTTACTATATGCACTGACGATAACTTCTCCATCTCCTACAGATACAACAGGAGTACCTATTGGAACGGCAAAATCAACTCCAGAATGGGGAGATACTTGACCAGTCACAGGATTTAATCTATTTAAATTAAAATTAGAAGACACACGAAATGGTTTTAATGTAGGAAATCGTATAAAATTACCCCCTAATCTCATAGCTTCACAATCATACAATTTACCGTTATTTGCACGAAATACATAGTAGTCTTTACCAGCAGTACACAATCTCGCTCCAAGTAATTTACTTTTAATACTATGATCATCATTCATCATTATTGATATTAACGCAGAAAATCTATCTCCCTGATGTAGTTTGTGAAAATCTAATTGATATTGTAATGCATTAGTTATATCCATAATACAATTTTCCTCTATACCTAAAGAACGAGCGCTATCAATAAATGTTCCACTTAATTTACCTATAAATAAAATTGAAGAAGACAACCCATCATTTAATTGATTTAAAAATCTAATAATTCCTTCTGTAAAACTAGTATCCATACGATTGTAGACACGAATTTCCTGCGGAAAAATATCCCAAACTAAACATTGTAATTTTTTTTTTGTAATTATTATCCAAGAAAGTATTTGCCCCATTTTTATCTGTCTTAATACTGGATACTGTTGTAGTAAAAGAGTAATTTCAGAAGCATCGATACCATTGTTACTATATTTTATTAAAATCTCACTCAGTGTCTCATTCTGAGATACTGTATAGTTATACATGTTTATTTCTCTTGATGATTTATTAAAATACCAATGTTTCTTCAAAACATTAGAACGAACCATCACACTATTGAAAAATTTTCCATTTTTCATAATTTCAAATTGATGAAACTCATGGTTCCTAATAAGAGGTGCTTTGCTAGAATTTTTTTTATTTTTATTCAACGTGCATGAAATAAAAACTTCGCAAACCATTATAATCACAATCATTAACAAAAACACAAATACCATTACAAAATAATGCTTATACATATAACGATATAATAACTTAATAGAACTAACAATAATACTACGCACTAATTAATAGCCTATATTACGATCTCTCAACAAAAAGAGAATCATTCTGACCAAAATTAAAAGAAATTATTACAGAATAATAATACAAATGACTTTAATTTTAACGCTGTCTCTCAATAAAACAATCACATTACTTATGTACCTTGTGATATATAATTATATATAGTAATTTATATAAATTACTTTTATGTTTTAAAATATCTACAATAACCTCCTTAAATATTTTTTCTAATACAAAACAAATCTACCCATATAAATACTACAATATTAAACGCTTCTACTTGATGATATAAATTAATCAGGCGCATCAGCCATTATATCCACTAATGCCGTAGTTTTAGGAAACGCAATCACCTCCCGAATACTCTTAGAACCAGTTAGTAACATAGCTATCCGATCCAATCCAAATGCTAAACCAGCATGTGGAGGCGCTCCATATTTTAATGCATCCATGAAATACCCAAATTTTTTTTTCTGATCATTTTTAGTAATACCTAAAATGTTAAATACCGCTTGTTGTATATCAAATGAATGGATACGCGCTGATCCACTACCAATCTCGCAACCATTAATCACCATATCATAAGCTTCTGAAGTTACTAATAACGGATCTTTCTTTAACATTTGAACATCACAATTTTTTGGAGAAGTAAACATATGATGCATAGATACATATTCTCCATGACTATTCTTTTTAAACATCGGAAAATCTATTATCCATAGCGGAGCCCAAGAATCTTTCTTAATTAAACAAAGATCATTACCTAATTTTAATCTTAAAGAACTTAACATTTTTGTGATAGATTGGTTTTTATTATCATTAAACCCAACAAACAAAATATCATTACTTTTAATATTGGTTTTATTTAAAATAATATCTAAAGTTAAATTATCTATAAAATTAGTGACTGATCCTTGAACCTCTTTTTTAGTAATATCATTATCACTAAATTGAACCTTACCCCACATTAATTCCTTCAAACCGCATTGTTTAGTAGCACAATAAATATACTCATCGATCTTTCTTTGTGTCAGTTGCCTACCATTAGGTACCTTCATAGCTATTGCCTGCACATCAGTATTATTTTCTCTAATAAATGACAACCTATTCTGTGTTGACTTAAATAAATATGATACATCAAGCATTTCTATTGGATTTCTCAAATCTGGAGCATCAGACCCAAAACGTTGCATTACTTCAGAATATGTAAACTGCGAAAATACTCCCAGTTCTACGTTTAAAATTTCACGCCAAATAATACGAATAAAAATTTCCATAAGTTCTCGTATTTTTTGGGTTGTCATAAAAGAAGTTTCAATATCTATTTGAGTAAACTCTGGCTGACGATCTGCACGTGAATCTTCGTCCCGAAAACATTTAGTAATTTGATAATATCTGTCAAAACCAGAAATCATTAACAATTGTTTAAATATTTGAGGTGATTGAGGTAAAGCATAATTTTTACCCGTGTGTAATCTACTAGGAACAATATAATCACGAGAACCTTCTGGAGTCACTTTTGTTAACATCGGTGTTTCAATATTCAAAAATCCCTCTAATTCCATAAAACGATGAACAATTGACATAATACGCGATCGAGTTTTTATTCGATAAAACATAATAGAACGTCTTAAGTCAAGATAACGATATTTTAATCTATTTTCTTCAATATTATTTTTACTGATATCCAATGGTAATGGATCAGAAATATTAAGAATAGAAAATTTTTTCGCTACTACTTCAATAGCACCGGTAGATATATTGCTATTAATTTGATTTTTAGGGCGTGCACGCACCATACCTATTAACTGTATACAAAATTCTTGTTTCAGTTTAGTAGCAGATATACACACTTCTTTGTTTTGATCCACATCAAAACAAACCTGTATACATCCTTCTCTATCACGCAAATCAATAAAAATTAACCCACCAAAATTACGATATTTATTAATCCAACCGCATAATGTAACTTCTAAACCTACATGGGATAAATTCAATTGACCGCAATATGCAGTACGCATACGAATACCTCTAATCATGAATATCGAATTGGATAATATCTATTTTATAGAAAATTATATATCAATTAAACACATGTATATCATAACTTAAAAAATACATACGCTTTTGTTTTCAACAATTCATAAAAATAAAACTATTTCCACCATGATGTAATAATCTGACAAAAACATTATAGAACCTTTTTCTACACTACACTAAAATTTGTTTAAATTAACCGTAACTTAAATTTAACTTATATTTATTTAAATAAAATTACAACACTTAATCATTTAAAATAAATAATGCATAACAAAACCATATACAAGGATACATATGTATCCTTGTATATGGTTTTTATTTATGATATTTTTATTACAAATAGAATTAAATCTTCAATTATATGTGAAATAAAATATATTTTATTTCACATATAATTGATACTATTTATTTTGCAAAAAAAATCACATAAGAACATTACATAATTATCAATAATAATTCAACAATCTAAGTGTTATAAACATAACACGAATATATCGGAAAAATGAAAAATAACTTTAAAATATTTATACAATTACAAAATATAGTTTTGCTATATATCAAAAAAATCAATTATATTGCTAATATAGAAATATATATATATGTTTAAACCACTTATATGAATATTCAAAAATTTTTACTAAAAAAAATTCATCGAGCTTTACTTGCAATTACAAATGAATCATTTTTTCATCTGATACAAGTACAACAATCAACAAAAAGAAAATTTGGAAACTATCAAATTAATGGATTAATAGCTATCTCTAAGAAATTAAATATACCTGTGGAAGAATTCGCTAAAAAATTCATAAAGTTTATTAATTTAAATGATGTTGCTCATACAATAAAAATTGAAAAACCAGGATTTATTAATATATTTTTAAATCCAACATGGATATCCAATCAAATTAATAATATTTTTTCCGCATCTCATTTAGGTATTACTCCAGCTACGCCAAAAACTATTGTTGTTGACTATTCTGGCCCAAATGTTGCAAAAGAAATGCATGTTGGGCATTTACGTTCAACTGTTATCGGAGATAGTATCGCTCGTGTCTTATCTTTTTTAGGACATAATGTTATTCGAGTCAACCACATAGGAGATTGGGGCACTCAATTCGGTATGCTTATCGCCTATATAGAGAAAAA from Candidatus Blochmanniella camponoti includes the following:
- the aspS gene encoding aspartate--tRNA ligase; this translates as MRTAYCGQLNLSHVGLEVTLCGWINKYRNFGGLIFIDLRDREGCIQVCFDVDQNKEVCISATKLKQEFCIQLIGMVRARPKNQINSNISTGAIEVVAKKFSILNISDPLPLDISKNNIEENRLKYRYLDLRRSIMFYRIKTRSRIMSIVHRFMELEGFLNIETPMLTKVTPEGSRDYIVPSRLHTGKNYALPQSPQIFKQLLMISGFDRYYQITKCFRDEDSRADRQPEFTQIDIETSFMTTQKIRELMEIFIRIIWREILNVELGVFSQFTYSEVMQRFGSDAPDLRNPIEMLDVSYLFKSTQNRLSFIRENNTDVQAIAMKVPNGRQLTQRKIDEYIYCATKQCGLKELMWGKVQFSDNDITKKEVQGSVTNFIDNLTLDIILNKTNIKSNDILFVGFNDNKNQSITKMLSSLRLKLGNDLCLIKKDSWAPLWIIDFPMFKKNSHGEYVSMHHMFTSPKNCDVQMLKKDPLLVTSEAYDMVINGCEIGSGSARIHSFDIQQAVFNILGITKNDQKKKFGYFMDALKYGAPPHAGLAFGLDRIAMLLTGSKSIREVIAFPKTTALVDIMADAPD
- the mepM gene encoding murein DD-endopeptidase MepM, encoding MYKHYFVMVFVFLLMIVIIMVCEVFISCTLNKNKKNSSKAPLIRNHEFHQFEIMKNGKFFNSVMVRSNVLKKHWYFNKSSREINMYNYTVSQNETLSEILIKYSNNGIDASEITLLLQQYPVLRQIKMGQILSWIIITKKKLQCLVWDIFPQEIRVYNRMDTSFTEGIIRFLNQLNDGLSSSILFIGKLSGTFIDSARSLGIEENCIMDITNALQYQLDFHKLHQGDRFSALISIMMNDDHSIKSKLLGARLCTAGKDYYVFRANNGKLYDCEAMRLGGNFIRFPTLKPFRVSSNFNLNRLNPVTGQVSPHSGVDFAVPIGTPVVSVGDGEVIVSAYSKIAGNYVAIRHNCHCTTRYMHLKKLLVKPGQRVKLGDNIALSGNTGRSTGPHLHFEIWINHRPVNPLTTTLLNVEKLLGHERTIYLNQVKEILPQLRFD